One Periophthalmus magnuspinnatus isolate fPerMag1 chromosome 15, fPerMag1.2.pri, whole genome shotgun sequence genomic window carries:
- the LOC117382613 gene encoding early growth response protein 2b-like has protein sequence MTAKTGDELCASYGSLMDVIPKDVFSTEGVVFKEEPLGEEEEYGGKNGAGALAFGQKDEPPVHADLTHYVATLRTQPLTFTAKFSVDSRSARGPWTTEDLINVVSADIAVADLTSASASSPDTYHTSSGGSAAEGEHAGEGVMAHAQPDLSHMYAHAHSHAHPHAAPSYSCSGDVYQDQSAYMASSACAMSYHAPQPTVDGAALLSFVPEYSGFYPQSCQREERKSLPYSLEPLRVPPPLTPLNTIRNFTLGAPGSSTDGPMAAAFPAHQSLPLRPILRPRKYPNRPSKTPVHQRPYPCPAESCDRRFSRSDELSRHLRIHTGHKPFQCRICMRNFSRSDHLTTHIRTHTGEKPFSCDQCGRKFARSDERRRHMKIHLRQKDKKASGSS, from the exons ATGACGGCGAAGACCGGAGACGAGTTGTGCGCGTCTTATGGCAGTCTGATGGACGTGATCCCCAAAGACGTATTTTCCACAGAGGGGGTCGTGTTCAAAGAGGAGCCcctgggggaggaggaggagtatggGGGGAAGAACGGAGCCG GTGCTCTCGCGTTCGGACAGAAGGACGAACCACCTGTGCACGCGGACTTAACGCACTACGTGGCCACTTTACGCACGCAGCCTTTGACGTTTACGGCCAAGTTCTCTGTGGACTCTCGAAGCGCACGGGGGCCGTGGACAACGGAGGACCTCATCAACGTCGTGAGCGCGGACATCGCGGTCGCGGACCTCACCTCTGCGTCCGCGTCTTCACCGGACACCTACCACACATCTTCAGGAGGGAGCGCGGCAGAGGGAGAGCACGCGGGGGAAGGCGTCATGGCGCACGCGCAGCCGGACCTCAGCCACATGTACGCGCACGCTCACTCACACGCACACCCACACGCGGCACCGTCCTACTCATGCAGCGGGGATGTGTACCAGGACCAGAGCGCATACATGGCATCTTCTGCGTGCGCCATGTCCTACCACGCGCCTCAGCCCACGGTGGACGGGGCTGCCCTCCTGTCTTTCGTGCCCGAGTACAGTGGCTTCTACCCGCAGAGCTGCCAGCGGGAGGAACGGAAATCCCTGCCGTACTCCCTGGAGCCACTGCGGGTTCCACCGCCTCTCACACCGCTCAACACTATTCGAAACTTCACCCTCGGCGCACCAGGCTCATCCACAGACGGGCCCATGGCCGCAGCCTTCCCCGCTCATCAGAGCCTCCCTCTGAGGCCCATACTGCGACCCCGAAAGTACCCCAACAGGCCCAGCAAGACGCCCGTGCACCAGCGGCCGTACCCGTGTCCCGCGGAGAGCTGCGACCGCCGCTTCTCGCGCTCAGATGAGCTGAGCCGTCACTTGCGCATCCACACAGGGCACAAACCGTTCCAGTGCCGCATCTGTATGCGGAACTTCAGCCGCAGCGATCACCTGACCACGCACATCCGCACGCACACGGGGGAGAAGCCCTTCTCCTGCGACCAGTGCGGACGGAAGTTTGCGCGCAGCGACGAGCGGCGGCGGCACATGAAAATCCACCTGCGGCAGAAGGACAAGAAGGCCTCCGGGTCCTCCTAA